The following coding sequences lie in one Crassostrea angulata isolate pt1a10 chromosome 10, ASM2561291v2, whole genome shotgun sequence genomic window:
- the LOC128166512 gene encoding unconventional myosin-XV-like isoform X1 — MDGPENGEGDHGVEDMINLSVLDESVIQRNIRIRYERELIYTFTGSILVSVNPYKMFNIYGLDMVKKYEGRPLGSMPPHLFAIGSASYGKMMKDTENQVLVISGESGSGKTEATKLIMQYLAAVNKSGNNLITEQILEANPLLESFGNAKTIRNDNSSRFGKYIEVFFKHGSIVGARTLEYLLEKSRMVTQAQDERNYHVFYEMLEGMSSDQKGKYGLQNAEKYFYLNQGGNCKISGRDDRENYRALMAALDVLSFERSEQDTIFKILSSVLHIGNIYFKKIHDEASHDTVLLGSDAEIKWISHLLQLSEDWLKQALTTKVTETRGDRVLTPYNIDQALDARDAVAKALYSRLFTWLVERINNIICRAERDKNTSLAVLDIFGFEDFHMNSFEQLCINYANETMQFFFNQHIFRLEQKEYSREGIDWSTIEFRDNQPVIDLLASKPTGILCILDDECSFPQATDMSFLEKCHFHHDSNRLYEKPRMSDPVFYVQHYAGRIKYNVNHFLEKNKDTLRSDVIELLCESKNRIIAQMFKDMRDRLITKTLSKSTGRYVTLKPRTPTISAGFTESLLSLIDNMSKCNPYFVRCIKPNNHKAPMVFDTKVVLDQLRYTGMLETIRIRKMGYPVRIKFPMFISRYHCLLHGQDLNTRQLPNTVCQMVLNTQGSVYKDLYRIGATKVFLKESLEQVLDKEAKKIQDEAIVRIQKCSRMFLARKKFLRAKTSIHSLQRAIRRYAARKKFLLVRNGIIKAQAQFRMYRQRKRYLKTREELKRKLEHERLMRQRQEEEAKMERERKARHERQIASITNLDIPGELAFVYNKLDDWQSINNDRHIITVNREVQQMDQHYRLPEDINAHAFSKFTSVFFKDPNWGFMLNPIKSSLTQGVNGEELNQIAVAVFKLILRLMYDRNLRDRQEKAMVDYIIQMGLQNEGLRDEIYSQIANQCWNNQNLGAIEKGWNLMAACLSAFPPSKRLCKYLIKFVSDIGLEGYQQLCQHKALQCANIEPKFSRVYPPCLLEWRAIQQKANMALEARFPDGQKMIGHVESWTNAELFARHLLNIRGLQENSYGWTVQVQEEVDYYEIMGYDYVLDILSEMEIPPGFPYCKSYYLASSDRTREPPTMRRGLYKNSPHSVDDERYLKLYGSLPQPLEVKHSRIESRSFTPRSGFMEEGDDGIEFSMTSVLNQRPTELMMDGLSGSKLNMRYNKRKAPSPPTLNGNGVVSNGIPNGHITPIVEDLEQVGLDPRSKLNTRYVNGVHSNGVGTPRTDEDLSPHSKLNSRYVKSGVIIKERERIRRHGPGIGMSRKQNQDRYLERISAASDISAATGQSDWSHWVEDVFNNALNEHVDTLSDAHTLENRLKGGGKGVPGPGIQPAPIPPTNLPLLNFGLPANSMPTSPQMVPGNDPLQMAAQQMAQQNQQQALYNAYLQQMANLQAQAQAQAQLQQQRQQQQTLMQSAQQQMLQQQLLQMQQQQQVPPNLVSPASSFNSVGPFPVVTPRDQHQMNGGMLMTSSAQPFIASAQGGQINSQVGMGIQIPVSSVTTAEVGSSGAPKKVYKMKSQFEGHTEHKTFGQQNVAPVVNTASIQDQIAESSERKESTVRMVSAPAPPPPPKYQDKEMMSPRMQPAPPPPPPPPPAMQITEDSFDREKGMFTFTDKQGRARTVRIGKVVWPPPSMEQEKRAREVGRLEIDENVKQNLHDRFSPKKQWKKPEAPKEEQKHEKERKSKSLAESVHLATLQLLEQKLGGNKEQETNEKEIIATKIIQDPGPPPAAPKPPEPVKPPEPVKKKEPIVPRKPAPKPIQHEPEPKKPEKDEEEQVEPPPLPRSAPPPLPAPTQALETVSVKKKEPQFLINYTELEKVVTRLYPQGKQKYLSYSNVPWTLNLRKEVFHPRERLENPMALHLVFCQVVQDVYNGGCVRINKEDRIKMRGMLESYGVNKDNYLNGNFRDQVKKIIVDTAKEWPTYFAKLFPVAGQGQYGGIRYVGVNHNGINFLTRERSLVEDYLDVVEHHNFEDIIDVVLPTKDTVQINLKSKSVVLFTNRASQLKEMIDLYLQESDKGNKYVIAIKEYITRESTLLSFRRNDIIKLLDPEMVLEEGWLYGSLNGMLGYFPAEYVRPLARHEVERSGGMKAQLTEHTIQRMIRPPSRDGYADNRSETSQGTVVQDGKFSMMEFALLHFRESLQKPQNLSTPRSEAGYVMMRKEDGSIRGTIKMIESLKLRSMDHDKRGNVDWTWREQADLVKWTRSPIQASLLKLQQPELNKLSLECFLCIMKFMGDYPMGSSQNEVDCALKILKTCHKYPELRDEVYCQLCKQTTSNRSMKPKSCIMGWRLFAIIACYCDCTEALRPYLFKFLETTASDTGRTYSGAASICLQNLRKTFKYGGRKNVPLTEEISALANGRISKRFAFIFSGCEKEGMVQIKPCTVVRDAAEEICARLNISDSVEIEEYTLFLRTKDDMMGVVFSRLKPEEYVLDVTADLHRNNSSYDLVFQRTVWYFPLRPTDNIMYNELMFFQSLPDYLEGLVVVLKDGRLSRRDEDDIAILGALLHRGYDRVGLPTIKDLQFLIPETVRKMPDYQPQQWLNRVHANIHDISRRGPMECKARFVDILSRWPLFGSTFFSIRNPPTQPAIKGECILAVNKHGIHFLSLDTHETILHYSFSEVLSTRRYRSDNGDNYLDMKLGNLMVQKIVRIETNQGSDISNLIGQYMQVINRHKKRPNDKMSLQRYH; from the exons TGTCCTGGATGAGAGTGTCATACAGAGAAACATAAGGATCCGATATGAACGGGAACTCATCTAT ACTTTCACAGGAAGTATCCTGGTTTCAGTCAACCCGTACAAAATGTTCAACATCTATGGACTGGACATGGTCAAGAAGTACGAGGGCCGCCCACTGGGCTCCATGCCTCC ACACCTGTTTGCCATTGGAAGTGCATCTTATGGAAAGATGATGAAAGACACAGAGAACCAAGTTCTAGTGATCAG CGGAGAATCAGGGTCAGGAAAAACAGAGGCCACAAAGTTAATCATGCAGTACCTGGCTGCAGTCAACAAGTCCGGTAACAACCTCATCACAGAGCAAATTCTGGAGGCCAACCCTCTACTGGAATCCTTTGGTAATGCCAAAACAATTCGGAATGACAACTCCAGCCGATTTGGGAAATACATTGAAGTCTTCTTTAAGCA TGGGTCCATCGTCGGAGCACGTACTCTGGAATATCTATTGGAGAAGTCACGCATGGTTACCCAG GCCCAGGATGAGAGAAACTATCATGTGTTCTACGAGATGCTGGAAGGGATGTCCTCAGACCAGAAAGGAAAATACGGTCTGCAAAATGCGGAGAAGTACTTCTATCTTAACCAG GGAGGGAACTGTAAGATTTCGGGGCGAGATGACAGAGAGAATTATCGAGCCCTGATGGCTGCCCTGGATGTGCTCAGCTTTGAGAGAAGTGAACAGGACACCATCTTCAAAATACTCTCCTCTGTCCTTCACATCGGaaacatttatttcaagaaaattcAT GATGAGGCTAGCCATGACACTGTACTTCTGGGGAGTGATGCTGAGATCAAATGGATCTCCCACCTCCTACAGCTGTCGGAGGACTGGCTCAAACAGGCTCTAACCACCAAAGTCACT GAAACAAGAGGCGATCGTGTTCTTACTCCATATAACATCGATCAAGCTCTGGACGCAAG GGATGCTGTAGCCAAGGCTCTATATAGTCGCCTATTTACCTGGCTGGTCGAGAGGATCAACAATATCATCTGTCGAGCAGAGCGAGACAAAAACACTTCCTTGGCTGTCCTTGACATCTTTGGATTTGAA gaTTTCCACATGAACAGCTTTGAGCAGCTCTGCATCAATTATGCCAATGAAACCATGCAGTTCTTCTTCAATCAACATATTTTCCGTCTGGAGCAGAAAGAATATTCACGAGAGGGTATCGATTGGTCAACAATAGAATTCCGTGATAACCAACCTGTGATCGATCTGTTGGCCAGTAAACCAACAGGAATTCTGTGTATCCTGGACGATGAATGCAGCTTTCCACAG GCAACAGATATGTCGTTCCTGGAGAAGTGTCACTTCCACCATGACAGTAACAGACTGTATGAGAAGCCGCGGATGTCGGACCCCGTGTTCTATGTCCAGCACTACGCTGGCAGGATCAAGTACAAT gtAAATCATTTTCTGGAGAAGAATAAGGACACTTTAAGGAGTGATGTCATAGAACTGTTGTGTGAAAGCAAGAACAGA ATCATTGCTCAGATGTTTAAGGATATGAGAGATCGCCTCATCACAAAGACCCTCAGCAAGTCGACTGGTCGCTATGTCACCCTCAAACCCCGCACCCCCACCATCTCCGCTGGCTTCACCGAGTCACTCCTATCTCTGATTGACAACATGTCTAA atgTAATCCATACTTCGTCCGTTGTATCAAACCAAACAATCACAAGGCCCCGATGGTATTCGACACAAAAGTCGTATTAGATCAGCTGAGATATACAGGGATGTTGGAAACGATTCGTATACGCAAGATGGGTTATCCTGTCCGCATCAAATTCCCTATGTTCATTTCAAG ATATCACTGTTTGTTGCATGGACAAGATCTGAACACTCGACAGCTGCCAAACACCGTGTGCCAAATGGTCCTGAACACCCAGGGCTCAGTGTACAAGGACCTCTACAGGATAGGTGCTACCAAG GTGTTTCTGAAGGAGAGTCTGGAGCAGGTGTTGGACAAAGAGGCCAAGAAGATCCAGGATGAGGCTATCGTGCGGATTCAAAAGTGCTCACGCATGTTTTTGGCCCGTAAGAAATTCCTGCGAGCAAAGACTTCCATACACAGTTTACAAAGAGCAATCAGGAGATATGCAGCCAG GAAGAAGTTCTTGTTGGTCAGAAATGGCATCATCAAGGCCCAGGCCCAGTTTCGGATGTACCGACAGCGAAAGAGATATCTGAAG ACCCGGGAGGAGTTGAAGAGGAAACTGGAACACGAGAGGCTGATGAGGCAGCGACAGGAGGAAGAGGCGAAGATGGAGAGGGAGAGGAAG GCTCGACATGAGCGCCAGATTGCCTCGATCACAAACCTGGACATTCCTGGGGAGTTGGCGTTTGTGTACAATAAGTTGGATG ATTGGCAGTCTATAAACAATGATCGGCACATCATTACGGTCAATCGGGAGGTTCAACAGATGGACCAGCACTATCGCCTGCCAGAAGACATCAATGCTCACGCGTTTAGTAAATTTACCAGTGTCTTCTTCAAG gatCCTAACTGGGGCTTCATGCTTAACCCCATCAAGTCTTCCCTTACCCAAGGTGTGAATGGAGAGGAACTGAACCAGATTGCTGTAGCGGTCTTCAAACTG ATCCTGCGACTCATGTATGATAGAAATCTCCGAGATCGCCAAGAAAAGGCCATGGTTGATTATATTATTCAAATG GGTCTACAAAATGAGGGCTTGAGGGATGAAATATACAGTCAGATTGCCAACCAGTGCTGGAACAACCAGAATCTGGGGGCCATTGAGAAAGGATGGAATCTAATGGCTGCCTGTCTAAGTGCCTTCCCTCCCAGCAAACGATTATGCAAATATCTTATCAA ATTTGTGTCAGACATAGGACTAGAGGGATACCAGCAGCTGTGCCAACACAAGGCTCTCCAATGTGCTAACATAGAGCCAAAGTTCTCCCGCGTGTACCCACCTTGTCTTCTGGAGTGGAGGGCGATACAACAGAAAGCCAACATGGCTCTGGAGGCCAGGTTTCCTGATG gtCAAAAAATGATTGGTCATGTGGAATCTTGGACCAACGCTGAGCTGTTCGCAAGACACCTGTTGAACATAAG AGGCTTGCAGGAGAACAGCTATGGCTGGACAGTGCAGGTACAAGAAGAGGTGGACTACTATGAGATTATGGGATATGACTACGTCCTTGACATTTTGAGTGAGATGGAGATACCCCCAGGATTCCCTTACTGCAAGTCGTATTATCTGGCCTCATCGGACAGGACCAGAGAACCCCCTACCATGAGAAGAGGCCTCTACAAAAACTC CCCACATAGCGTGGATGATGAGAGATACCTGAAATTATATGGATCCCTACCCCAGCCCCTGGAAGTGAAGCACTCTCGCATCGAGTCCAGATCGTTCACACCAAGGAGTGGATTCATGGAGGAGGGTGATGATGGAATCGAGTTCTCTATGACAAGTGTACTAAATCAAAGACCAACAGAATTAATGATGGATGGACTCTCtggttcaaagttaaacatgAGATATAACAAACGTAAAGCTCCAAGTCCGCCAACTTTGAATGGAAATGGTGTGGTGTCAAATGGAATTCCAAATGGACATATAACTCCTATTGTGGAAGACTTGGAACAAGTTGGGTTGGATCCAAGGTCCAAATTAAACACGCGCTATGTAAACGGTGTGCACAGTAACGGAGTGGGCACCCCAAGGACTGACGAGGACCTCAGTCCACATTCTAAACTCAATTCTCGCTATGTAAAATCAGGAGTAATAATCAAGGAACGTGAGCGTATACGACGCCACGGACCAGGGATAGGAATGTCAAGGAAACAGAACCAGGATCGCTATCTGGAGCGTATTTCTGCTGCATCTGATATCTCTGCAGCGACGGGACAGTCGGACTGGTCCCACTGGGTGGAGGATGTGTTTAACAATGCTCTCAATGAGCATGTCGACACCCTGAGTGATGCCCACACCCTGGAGAACCGACTGAAGGGAGGGGGTAAGGGTGTGCCTGGCCCAGGCATTCAGCCTGCTCCCATCCCCCCAACAAACCTCCCGCTACTGAATTTTGGACTCCCAGCTAACAGCATGCCCACCTCCCCACAAATGGTGCCTGGGAATG ATCCTCTACAAATGGCCGCCCAGCAAATGGCACAGCAGAACCAGCAACAAGCATTGTACAATGCCTATCTCCAACAGATG GCTAACCTACAGGCTCAAGCACAAGCACAGGCACAGCTTCAGCAACAGCGACAGCAACAGCAAACTCTAATGCAGTCAGCACAGCAGCAAATGTTGCAACAACAACTTCTGCAAATGCAGCAGCAACAACAGGTTCCCCCAAACCTTGTGAGCCCAGCTTCCAGCTTCAATTCTGTTGGACCATTCCCTGTGGTGACACCCAGAGACCAACACCAGATGAATGGAGGGATGCTGATGACTTCCTCTGCACAACCATTCATAGCAAGTGCACAAGGGGGCCAGATCAACAGTCAAGTAGGAATGGGAATACAGATCCCAGTTTCGTCAGTGACCACAGCAGAAGTGGGCAGCTCTGGTGCCCCAAAAAAGGTCTACAAAATGAAGAGTCAGTTTGAAGGACACACGGAACACAAGACTTTCGGCCAGCAGAATGTGGCTCCTGTTGTAAACACAGCATCCATCCAAGATCAGATTGCAGAGAGCTCAGAGAGGAAGGAATCTACTGTAAGGATGGTCTCTGCCCCCGCTCCACCTCCCCCTCCAAAGTACCAGGACAAAGAAATGATGAGCCCCCGCATGCAGCCTGCTCCCccaccacccccaccccctccccctgcCATGCAAATCACAGAGGACTCTTTTGACAGAGAAAAAGGCATGTTTACATTTACTGACAAACAAGGGCGTGCCAGAACTGTTCGAATTGGAAAGGTTGTCTGGCCTCCTCCCTCGATGGAGCAGGAGAAGAGGGCGAGGGAAGTAGGTCGGTTAGAGATCGACGAAAATGTGAAACAGAATCTTCATGACAGATTCAGTCCTAAGAAACAGTGGAAAAAGCCAGAGGCACCCAAAGAGGAACAGAAGCATGAGAAG GAACGCAAGAGTAAATCTTTGGCGGAATCTGTGCACTTGGCCACCTTACAGTTGTTGGAACAGAAACTAGGAGGGAACAAGGAACAGGAGACCAATGAGAAGGAAATTATTGCCACCAAAATTATCCAAG ATCCAGGTCCTCCTCCGGCTGCACCGAAACCACCCG AACCAGTTAAACCACCTGAACCAGTTAAAAAGAAGG AGCCAATCGTTCCCAGAAAACCGGCTCCTAAACCTATACAGCATG AACCAGAACCGAAAAAGCCAGAGAAGGATGAGGAAGAGCAGg TAGAGCCCCCACCCCTCCCCAGGAGTGCCCCACCCCCTCTGCCTGCCCCCACCCAGGCTCTGGAGACGGTGAGTGTGAAGAAGAAGGAGCCACAGTTTCTGATCAATTACACAGAGCTGGAGAAGGTGGTCACACGCCTCTACCCCCAGGGAAAACAGAAGTACCTGTCCTACAGCAATGTACCCTGGACCCTCAACCTGAGAAAAGAG GTTTTCCACCCACGGGAGCGGCTGGAGAATCCAATGGCCCTCCACCTTGTCTTCTGTCAGGTGGTGCAGGATGTGTACAATGGCGGATGTGTCCGCATCAACAAAGAGGACAGAATCAAAATGAGGGGAATGCTGG AGAGTTATGGAGTCAACAAAGATAACTATTTGAATGGAAATTTTAGAGACCAAGTGAAAAAGATAATTGTTGACACTGCTAAGGAATGGCCAACATATTTTGCTAAATTGTTCCCAGTGGCT GGTCAAGGTCAGTATGGTGGGATTCGTTACGTGGGAGTTAATCACAATGGCATCAACTTCCTGACGAGGGAGCGGTCCCTGGTGGAGGATTACCTAGATGTTGTGGAGCATCATAA tttTGAAGATATCATTGATGTAGTGCTGCCAACCAAAGACACAGTTCAGATCAATCTGAAGAGCAAGTCGGTGGTTCTGTTCACAAACAGG GCCTCACAATTGAAGGAGATGATAGATCTTTATCTTCAGGAATCAGACAAG GGAAACAAGTATGTGATAGCTATCAAGGAGTACATCACCAGAGAATCCACTTTGCTGAGCTTCAGGAGAAATGACATCATAAAACTCCTGGATCCAGAAATGGTTTTAGAAGAAG GCTGGTTGTATGGATCACTTAATGGAATGCTGGGATACTTCCCCGCCGAGTATGTGCGACCTTTGGCCAGACATGAGGTTGAAAGGTCAGGTGGCATGAAAGCTCAGTTAACAGAGCACACGATTCAGAGAATGATAAGACCACCCAGCAGG GATGGGTATGCTGACAACAGGAGTGAAACAAGCCAGGGTACTGTGGTTCAGGATGGCAAATTCTCCATGATGGAGTTTGCTTTGTTGCATTTCAGAGAGTCCCTTCAAAA GCCTCAAAATTTGAGCACACCTCGCAGTGAGGCAGG GTACGTGATGATGCGGAAAGAAGATGGGTCGATTCGAGGCACCATAAAAATGATAGAAAGCCTTAAACTCCGTAGCATGGACCACGATAAGAGAG GTAACGTTGATTGGACCTGGAGGGAGCAGGCAGACTTAGTCAAGTGGACACGG TCCCCAATTCAAGCATCTTTACTGAAACTACAGCAACCTGAACTGAACAAACTATCTTTGGAGTGTTTCCTTT GTATAATGAAGTTCATGGGAGACTATCCAATGGGATCAAGCCAAAATGAAGTGGACTGTGCTCTTAAAATTCTTAAA ACTTGCCACAAATACCCAGAACTTCGGGATGAAGTTTACTGTCAGCTCTGCAAACAGACAACCAGCAATAGGAGCATGAAACC GAAGAGCTGCATCATGGGTTGGCGGCTGTTTGCCATCATTGCCTGTTACTGTGATTGTACAGAGGCCTTACGGCCGTATCTCTTTAAATTTTTGGAGACAACCGCCTCTGATACTGGCAGAACATACAGTGGTGCCGCCTCCATCTGTCTACAAAATCTCCgcaaaacattcaaatatgGAGGACGTAAAAATGTTCctcttactgaagaaatcagtGCCCTGGCT AATGGGAGAATTTCAAAGAGATTTGCCTTCATCTTTAGTGGGTGTGAAAAAGAGGGAATGGTCCAAATCAAGCCATGCACA GTTGTCAGAGATGCAGCTGAAGAAATCTGTGCCAGGTTGAACATTAGTGACAGTGTGGAGATAGAAGAGTATACCTTATTCCTGAGAACAA AAGATGATATGATGGGTGTAGTGTTTAGTCGTCTCAAGCCTGAGGAGTACGTTCTCGATGTGACGGCAGACTTACATCGTAACAACAGCAGCTATGATCTGGTCTTCCAACGGACTGTGTGGTACTTCCCTCTGCGACCCACCGACAACATCATGTACAATGAACTCATGTTCTTCCAGAGTCTTCCTGACTACCTTGAAGGTCTCGTAGTGGTTCTAAAAG